From Pontibacter actiniarum, a single genomic window includes:
- a CDS encoding response regulator: MDALITPYNYPLDLVLLVDDDDTTNYLNERLMREMQIAKSYKVLKNGQEAIEYMSKAYGAAPDPAFQRPDLILLDIKMPVMDGFSFLDEYQKRNLDESNPVIILMLTSSASFYDLERLKGYSKVKKHYSKALTKYEVREIINEFFKSRI; encoded by the coding sequence ATGGATGCATTAATTACCCCTTACAATTATCCGTTGGATCTGGTGCTGTTGGTTGATGATGACGATACGACCAACTATTTGAATGAGAGGTTAATGCGGGAGATGCAAATTGCCAAGTCGTACAAGGTGCTGAAAAACGGCCAGGAGGCCATTGAGTATATGAGCAAGGCATATGGCGCAGCTCCAGACCCTGCCTTTCAGCGCCCGGACCTGATTCTGCTGGATATCAAAATGCCGGTGATGGACGGGTTCTCTTTCCTGGATGAGTACCAGAAAAGAAACCTGGACGAGTCTAACCCGGTGATTATACTGATGCTCACCTCCTCGGCCAGTTTCTACGACCTGGAGCGGCTGAAGGGCTACAGCAAGGTTAAAAAGCACTACTCCAAAGCCCTAACCAAGTATGAGGTGCGGGAAATTATCAATGAGTTCTTCAAATCAAGAATATAA